A window of Candidatus Ozemobacteraceae bacterium genomic DNA:
GCGTCGGCCGCCCCTGCCCGATTCTGCGGCCTTGTTGCTGACGAGCAGGCGCTGACCCGGCTTCAGGTCCCCTTCGAGGAGTTCGGTGTATCTGTTGCTGCTGATGCCGGTCTTGACCGTTATCGGTGCGGGCTTTGAGTCTGCGGCGAGGATCCAGACGCGCGCGTAATTCGGCCCTTCGGGGAGATCCGGGAGGCTGGCGGGCATGTATCCCTCGGGCGGCTTGAAGAAGAGGGCGCGGGACGGAAGTCGGATGGCGTTCTTCCGATGTTCGACGAGGAACTCGACGCTCGCCGTCATGCCGGGCTTGAGCACCAGATCGTCGTTGTCGACCATCACGATGACCGAGTAGGTCACGACGTTCGAGGTGATCGTCGGCGAAAGCCGCACCTGGACGACGCGGCCCCGGAAGGTCCGGCCCTTGAACGTATCGACGGTGAACTGCGCGGACTGGCCTTCCTTCACCATGCCGATGTCGGCTTCGTCGACGGCCGTCTCGATCTGCATGCGTCGCATATCTTTTGCTATAGTAAAGAGGGTCGGCGCCTGGAGACTCGCGGCGACGGTCTGGCCGACGTCCACTTTCCGCGAGACGATGACCCCGTCGATCGGCGAAAAGATCTTCGTCCGGCTGAGGTTGATCTTCGCGACGTTGAGAAGCGCTTCCATCTGTCTGATCTGGGAAAGCGTTCCGGCGTGCTGCGCTTCGGCGGCGGCGATCTGCGCCTCGATCGACTCCTGCTTCGCCCGGTAGGTGGCCATCTGGCTTTTTACCGCTTCGAAGGCCGCTTTCTGCGAATCGAACGACGTCTGCGCCGAGTCGAGATCCGACTGGGAAATCAATCGACGCGCCGCCAACTCCTTCATGCGCTTGTAATTGCGCTCGGCGTCGGCCACAGCGACCTCGGCCTTGCGAACGTTCGCCAGCCCGACCTGCTCGTCTGCTTTCGCGCCCAGCATCGAAGCTCGCAGGTTCTGGATCTGGGCCGCGCTGTTGCGCTCGTTCGATCTTGCGCTCTCGAGGTTCGCCGTCGCCTGCTCGACCTGGGCCTCATGCGTGGATGGATCGAGTTGGGCGATCAGCTGGCCTTCCTTCACGACGTCGTTGAAATCGACCGAGATCGAGGCGATGATGCCGCTGACCTGGCAGCCGACCTCGACGGTCGTCACGGCCGCGAGGGACCCCGTCGCCGAGATCGTCTGGCGGATGTCCCCCTCGGTGACTTCCTCGAAATTCCAAGTCGGTGGAACGTTGCGCAGCTTGTAGACATACCAGCCGCCTCCGGCCAGGCCAAGCACCATGAGAATGACGATCGCGATACAGCCGTATTTCATCGCTTCACCTTACTCGTTTGTTTCGGCGTCGTCCGTTCCAGCGGAAGCGGCGGAAGGAAGTTCGGAAGACATCGCCGGTTCATCGCCCGCCAACTCCATGGACGGCCCGGACGCAACGGGCGCGGCGTCGACCGTTTTCGTGGCCAACTCAACGACGATCGGCGTCACGGAGGCGATGTCCGTTTCGAGGAACGTCTCATCGGTTACGGCACCTGCCGTCCAGGCGGACATGCCGCCCGCTTCCGCGGGCATGATGCCGAGGGCGCGGTCGAGCGTCGTGAGGGCGATGAGACTGTCGTAGTAGGCCGTGATATGGCTTCCGCGGGCTGAAGAATAGGCCGCACGGGCGTCGGTGATCTCGATCGGGGAGCCGAGGCCGGCGTCGAATCTCCCTTCGGCCAGGGACAGCGATTCTGCGGCCTGCCTGAGGAGGACCTCCGAGGCGGCGAGACGCTGGAACGCGTCCCGTATGCCGGTGACCGCGGTTTCGATCTCGGCGCGCACGGCCAGGCGCTGCTGGTCGAGCGAGGCGCGGGCCTGTTCCACGCCGTTGCGCTGCTCCTCGATGGAATACCGGGTGAGCTTCCCGTCGAGAACCGGCACGGACAGCTGTATGCCGACGCTCCAGCTGCGGTCGAGCGGGGAGGCCGTGCCGTTCCAGTCATACCCGGCAGAGGTGGAAAGCGTCGGGTTCATCCCCCGCTTCGTGCCGGTCAGCCGATGTTTTGCAGATGCGACCTGAAATCTGCTCTGCAACACGTCCTGGCGGGCGAGGGCCTCCTCAATGAGCCGGTCCGGGTCGAGTTCGGGCTCGATGAGCTTCTGAAAGCCGCTCTGGGAAGCGATCTCGATTGTTCCCTCGTATCCGACGGCTTTCGCCAGGGCGGAAAGCGCGTTTCGCGCTTCGCTTTGCGCCTTGATTACCGCTACGTTCGTGTTCGCGACGTCGACGAGGGCTTTGGTGATGTCGTAGGGCGCGCGCGTGCCGACATCGACGAACCCGCGCACCTTGGTGAGATGCACCTCGTAACTCTTCAGCAGATCCCGCTGGACGTCGACCTGGGCCATCGCCTGGAGGGCGCGGTAATATGCCGTCTTGATCGTCACCGCCGTGGTGACATCGCTCCAGGAGCGGCCGGCGCGGGACGCGGCGTAATCCGAGTTCGCGGCGTTCAGTTTCGCCGAAGTCTGGCCGGAGTCGGTCAGGGTTTTGCGGAGGGAAATGCCGTTCGACGTCGAATCGGTCATACCGATGCCTGCCAGTGCCGCCGTGCGCCTGAACTCCTGGCGGTTCCGGGAAAAGTTCGACTGGACGTTCACCTTCGTGCCCATGCCGCTCCGGGTCGAGCCGATGCGGGCCCGGGAGGCATTCATGGCCGCCTCTGCGCTGCGGATGGTCGGGTGATGCTCCAGACCGTAGTCGAGACACTGTTCGAGCGACCAGGGGCCGGACGCCGGCTGCGCCGCCGCCGGAACCGAACCGGCAAGCAGTCCACCGATGCCGAACAGAAGGCAGTTCGTGAGGAACGATGATCCGAAACGGTTGTTCATGGTGACACAGGATATCACGCATCGGCTGATATGGCCAGAGCAAAAGCTGAGGGAAGCGTAAATAATAGTGCAAAATATAAATTAGGGATGCTTCCCTTTTCTCGCGAATCCGGTATAATCGCCAGCACACCCTCGTGGAGGATGGACGATGAGCCGGCGTATCGAAACGTTTCTCGCGGAAGATCTCGGGCCTCACGATTGCGACATTTCCGTCGAATGTCTCGGAGAGGCGGCCGCCAGACCCGCCGTCGGACGGGTGACCGCCAAGGCCTGCGGGATCATCTGCGGTCTCTGGCTGATCGAACCGGTCGTCCGGGCCGTCGAATCCCGCCGGTCCGCGTCGGGAAAGGCCGTCGTTCCGGCTTCGGTGAACATCCTCGCACGCGACGGCGATGCCGTGTCCCCCGGCGCCGTCGTGGCCGATCTTTCGGGCCAGGTCGGCACCCTGCTGACGGCCGAGCGAACCCTGTTGAACCTCGTCCAGCGTCTGTCGGGCATCGCAACCCTCACGCGCTCCTTCACCGACGCGATGAGAGGAACGGCGTGTCGCTTGCTCGACACTCGGAAAACCACGCCCGGCCTGCGCGACCTGGAGAAAGCCGCGGTCCGGGTCGGCGGCGGTGCGAACCACCGATTCGGCCTGTTCGATATGGTGATGCTCAAGGACAACCACATCACCGCCATGGGCGGCGACATTCGGGCCGCGGTGGCGGCCGCCAGAAGCCGCATCGGGCCGGCTCTGAAGATCGAGGTCGAGGTTGCGACGTTCGAGCAGCTCGAGGCGGCGCTCGACGCCGGCGCCGACATGATCATGCTCGACAACATGCCCCCCGACCTGATGAAACGTTGCGTGGTCCGCACGGCCGGTCGCGTGCCGCTCGAAGCCTCTGGCGGCATCACGCTCGAGACGGTCACCGCGGCGGCCGCGACGGGAGTGGACTACGTCTCCGTGGGCGCGGTGACGCACAGCGCGAAGGCCCTCGATATATCGATGAAAATACGGATCTGATTCCGGAAAACGAAGAAGAAGGCCCCGCCGACCGGCGGGGCCTTCGTGCTGGAAAGATGCGGCGAATCAGAAGCGGCCGACGAACCCGAAGACGGGGCCGGTGTAGCCGACCTTGATGCTGTTGGTCTCGGACTCGCCGTCGACCATGAAACCGCGGTAGCCGGCGGTCAGGAACCACTGCTCGCTCGTGGTGAGCGGGTTGAGGCGCCACTGCAGGTCGAGGGTGTAGTCGTAGGAACGGG
This region includes:
- the nadC gene encoding carboxylating nicotinate-nucleotide diphosphorylase, which translates into the protein MSRRIETFLAEDLGPHDCDISVECLGEAAARPAVGRVTAKACGIICGLWLIEPVVRAVESRRSASGKAVVPASVNILARDGDAVSPGAVVADLSGQVGTLLTAERTLLNLVQRLSGIATLTRSFTDAMRGTACRLLDTRKTTPGLRDLEKAAVRVGGGANHRFGLFDMVMLKDNHITAMGGDIRAAVAAARSRIGPALKIEVEVATFEQLEAALDAGADMIMLDNMPPDLMKRCVVRTAGRVPLEASGGITLETVTAAAATGVDYVSVGAVTHSAKALDISMKIRI
- a CDS encoding efflux RND transporter periplasmic adaptor subunit; translated protein: MKYGCIAIVILMVLGLAGGGWYVYKLRNVPPTWNFEEVTEGDIRQTISATGSLAAVTTVEVGCQVSGIIASISVDFNDVVKEGQLIAQLDPSTHEAQVEQATANLESARSNERNSAAQIQNLRASMLGAKADEQVGLANVRKAEVAVADAERNYKRMKELAARRLISQSDLDSAQTSFDSQKAAFEAVKSQMATYRAKQESIEAQIAAAEAQHAGTLSQIRQMEALLNVAKINLSRTKIFSPIDGVIVSRKVDVGQTVAASLQAPTLFTIAKDMRRMQIETAVDEADIGMVKEGQSAQFTVDTFKGRTFRGRVVQVRLSPTITSNVVTYSVIVMVDNDDLVLKPGMTASVEFLVEHRKNAIRLPSRALFFKPPEGYMPASLPDLPEGPNYARVWILAADSKPAPITVKTGISSNRYTELLEGDLKPGQRLLVSNKAAESGRGGRRAGIRIH
- a CDS encoding TolC family protein, encoding MNNRFGSSFLTNCLLFGIGGLLAGSVPAAAQPASGPWSLEQCLDYGLEHHPTIRSAEAAMNASRARIGSTRSGMGTKVNVQSNFSRNRQEFRRTAALAGIGMTDSTSNGISLRKTLTDSGQTSAKLNAANSDYAASRAGRSWSDVTTAVTIKTAYYRALQAMAQVDVQRDLLKSYEVHLTKVRGFVDVGTRAPYDITKALVDVANTNVAVIKAQSEARNALSALAKAVGYEGTIEIASQSGFQKLIEPELDPDRLIEEALARQDVLQSRFQVASAKHRLTGTKRGMNPTLSTSAGYDWNGTASPLDRSWSVGIQLSVPVLDGKLTRYSIEEQRNGVEQARASLDQQRLAVRAEIETAVTGIRDAFQRLAASEVLLRQAAESLSLAEGRFDAGLGSPIEITDARAAYSSARGSHITAYYDSLIALTTLDRALGIMPAEAGGMSAWTAGAVTDETFLETDIASVTPIVVELATKTVDAAPVASGPSMELAGDEPAMSSELPSAASAGTDDAETNE